In one Thermodesulfobium acidiphilum genomic region, the following are encoded:
- the rplL gene encoding 50S ribosomal protein L7/L12 has product MALSKEEILEAISQMTVLELSELIKAFEEKFGVTAAAPVAVAAAGAGVAAAPQEEVEEQTEFDVILTDVGAKKIDVLKVVREITSLGLKEAKDLVDNVPKPIKEKVKKEEAAEIKAKIEAAGGKVEVK; this is encoded by the coding sequence ATGGCTTTGAGTAAAGAAGAAATATTAGAAGCTATATCTCAAATGACTGTTCTTGAACTTTCAGAACTTATTAAGGCTTTTGAAGAAAAGTTTGGTGTTACAGCCGCGGCACCCGTTGCAGTTGCAGCCGCTGGTGCTGGGGTTGCTGCAGCACCTCAGGAAGAGGTTGAAGAACAAACAGAATTCGACGTAATTCTAACTGATGTGGGTGCAAAAAAGATTGATGTTTTGAAGGTTGTGCGTGAGATTACTTCACTTGGTTTGAAGGAGGCAAAGGATTTAGTTGACAACGTTCCAAAACCAATTAAAGAGAAGGTGAAAAAGGAAGAGGCAGCTGAAATCAAAGCAAAGATTGAAGCTGCTGGCGGTAAGGTCGAAGTAAAGTAA